The Arachis ipaensis cultivar K30076 chromosome B07, Araip1.1, whole genome shotgun sequence genome includes a window with the following:
- the LOC107606161 gene encoding protein EXORDIUM: MASILSSNIVFNIFLMLSLLHLCSAARKLADSDQQQLQFQYHKGPLLTGKISINLIWYGQFKPFQRTIVSDFITSFSAATAAKPSVATWWKSTDKYYRLINSNNPTFTLGTQILDDKYSLGKSLTEKQIVQLASKGAHNGAVVNVVLTSADVAVEGFCSSRCGTHGSTVGVHKSAYIWVGNSVKQCPGQCAWPFHQPMYGPQSPPLVAPNNDVGLDGMVINLASLLAGTATNPFGNGFFQGPKEAPLEAASACSGVYGKGAYPGYAGALLVDPTSGASYNANGVNGRKYLLPALFDPATSACSTLV; this comes from the coding sequence ATGGCTTCTATTTTGTCTTCAAATATTGTCTTCAACATCTTCCTTATGCTTTCTCTTTTACATTTGTGTTCAGCCGCTAGAAAACTTGCTGACTCAGACCAACAACAGCTTCAATTCCAGTACCACAAAGGCCCTCTTCTCACCGGAAAAATCTCCATAAACCTTATCTGGTACGGCCAATTCAAACCTTTCCAGCGGACCATCGTCTCCGACTTTATCACCTCCTTCTCTGCCGCCACCGCCGCCAAACCCTCCGTCGCCACCTGGTGGAAATCCACTGACAAATACTACCGACTTATCAACTCCAACAACCCAACCTTCACACTGGGAACCCAAATCCTCGACGACAAGTACTCCCTTGGAAAATCACTAACCGAGAAACAAATCGTCCAGCTTGCATCCAAGGGTGCACACAACGGCGCCGTAGTCAACGTCGTTTTGACCTCCGCTGATGTGGCAGTGGAAGGATTCTGTTCCAGTAGATGCGGGACACACGGTTCAACCGTGGGCGTTCACAAATCAGCTTACATATGGGTTGGAAACTCCGTGAAGCAATGCCCCGGGCAATGCGCCTGGCCATTCCACCAACCCATGTACGGGCCTCAAAGCCCGCCATTGGTTGCTCCCAACAACGACGTGGGCCTGGACGGGATGGTTATCAACTTGGCTAGCCTTCTGGCTGGGACCGCAACCAACCCATTCGGAAATGGATTCTTCCAAGGGCCCAAAGAGGCTCCTCTTGAAGCTGCTTCGGCCTGTTCCGGGGTTTATGGAAAGGGGGCTTATCCAGGCTACGCTGGGGCCCTCTTGGTGGACCCCACAAGTGGTGCTAGCTATAATGCTAATGGAGTCAACGGAAGGAAATACTTGTTGCCTGCACTCTTTGACCCTGCCACGTCAGCTTGTTCTACTCTCGTATGA
- the LOC107608441 gene encoding protein EXORDIUM-like 2 — translation MRRGCGLNLNLLLLLLLLLFYNPNTLEATATATPFSQMLALVQQEPVVLKYHKGPLLKGNLTLNLLWYGNFTLTQRSIILNFIQSLTNSSTHRRRTQSPSAASWWQTTATYTGRPCTLTVGNQILDHTYSLGKSLKASQLIALTSTKTEITAYGYNRIHVVLTAADVAVEDFCMNQCGTHGSLRAGKKRVVYAWVGNPESQCPGECAWPFHQPLYGPQAPPLVPPNGDVGMDGMVISLATVLAGAVTNPFGNGYYQGTAMAPLEAVSACTGMFGKGAYPGYAGEVPVDKRTGASYNAVGMRGRRFLLPAMWDPLTSSCKTLV, via the coding sequence ATGCGTCGTGGTTGTGGTTTAAATTTAaaccttctcctcctcctcctcctcctcctattCTACAACCCAAACACTTTGGAAGCCACGGCCACAGCCACGCCTTTCAGCCAAATGCTAGCATTGGTTCAACAAGAACCCGTGGTTCTCAAGTACCACAAGGGTCCCCTCTTAAAAGGTAACCTCACTCTCAACCTCCTTTGGTACGGTAACTTCACCCTCACACAACGCTCTATTATTCTCAACTTCATTCAATCCCTAACCAACTCCTCCACCCATCGCCGCCGCACTCAATCACCCTCCGCTGCCTCATGGTGGCAAACCACTGCTACCTACACAGGACGCCCATGCACCCTCACCGTAGGGAATCAAATCCTCGATCACACTTACTCCCTCGGCAAATCCCTCAAAGCCAGCCAGCTCATAGCCCTTACTTCAACGAAAACAGAAATAACCGCTTACGGTTATAACAGAATCCACGTGGTCCTAACTGCTGCTGACGTGGCAGTTGAGGATTTCTGCATGAACCAGTGCGGGACTCATGGATCATTACGCGCCGGGAAAAAGCGCGTGGTTTACGCTTGGGTGGGCAACCCGGAGAGTCAATGTCCAGGGGAGTGCGCGTGGCCATTTCACCAGCCTCTATACGGACCTCAGGCTCCGCCGCTGGTTCCGCCGAACGGGGATGTAGGAATGGACGGAATGGTGATAAGCCTCGCGACGGTGTTGGCTGGGGCGGTGACAAACCCGTTCGGGAATGGCTACTACCAAGGAACGGCGATGGCGCCGCTGGAGGCGGTATCGGCGTGTACAGGAATGTTCGGGAAGGGAGCGTATCCTGGTTACGCCGGTGAAGTTCCGGTAGACAAAAGGACGGGGGCTAGCTATAACGCCGTCGGGATGCGGGGGCGGAGGTTTTTGTTGCCGGCGATGTGGGACCCTCTTACTTCCAGCTGCAAGACGCTCGTGTGA